Proteins encoded in a region of the Paenibacillus pedocola genome:
- a CDS encoding TIGR00266 family protein — protein sequence MSAHEIDYVIMGEEIQCVEVQLDPGESVIAEAGSFMMMDPEITMETIFGDGSGSQRGSGLMGKLMGAGKRILTGESLFMTLFTHSGGYGRKSVTFAAPYPGKIIPLDLQQYNGKIICQKDAFLCAAKGVSVGIEFQRKLGVGFFGGEGFIMQKLEGDGLSFVHSGGYVLERTLQPGETIKLDTGCLVAMTSSVEYNIEFVKGVKTALFGGEGLFFATLRGPGKVWVQSLPFSRMADRILSAAGNSGRKEEGSILGGLGNLLDGR from the coding sequence ATGAGTGCTCACGAAATCGATTATGTCATTATGGGTGAAGAAATTCAGTGTGTAGAGGTGCAGCTTGACCCCGGAGAGAGCGTAATTGCGGAAGCGGGCAGCTTTATGATGATGGACCCGGAGATCACCATGGAGACAATTTTTGGCGACGGGTCCGGTTCCCAGCGCGGTAGCGGGCTGATGGGCAAGCTGATGGGCGCGGGTAAGCGTATACTGACCGGAGAAAGTCTGTTCATGACCCTCTTTACCCACAGCGGGGGTTATGGACGGAAGAGTGTAACCTTTGCCGCCCCTTATCCGGGCAAAATCATCCCGCTTGACCTGCAGCAGTATAACGGCAAGATCATCTGCCAGAAGGATGCATTCCTCTGCGCAGCCAAAGGGGTGTCGGTGGGCATCGAATTCCAGCGCAAGCTGGGTGTAGGGTTCTTCGGCGGTGAAGGCTTTATTATGCAAAAGCTGGAGGGCGACGGCCTGTCCTTCGTCCATTCCGGCGGTTATGTGCTGGAACGGACCCTTCAGCCAGGCGAGACCATTAAGCTCGACACCGGCTGTCTGGTCGCTATGACTTCATCGGTGGAGTACAATATCGAATTCGTCAAAGGTGTAAAAACAGCGCTGTTCGGCGGTGAAGGCCTGTTCTTCGCCACCCTGCGCGGACCGGGCAAGGTATGGGTGCAGTCCCTGCCGTTCAGCCGGATGGCCGACCGCATTCTGTCCGCAGCAGGCAATTCGGGACGCAAGGAAGAGGGCAGCATCCTCGGCGGCCTGGGCAATCTGCTGGACGGCAGATAG
- a CDS encoding class I SAM-dependent methyltransferase: MDKRLTFNEDVENYDKWRPTYCEELFEDIMAYSQIGQGKKALEIGIGTGQATRPFLNTGCELTAIELGKDLAAYSKLKFQEYKNFTVCNTAFEEFEYPDDSVDLVYSATAFHWIPEATSYPKVSKLLKTNGTLALFWNRPFVARENDELHQNIQSIYQKYRPANTKIIENDTERYNYILKTIQGYGFRDVVFKLYHLTRRFPSADYIALLNSYSDHRSMPSAAKEGLEAEIKEAIMNFGDVLSVYDTIDLYLARK; this comes from the coding sequence ATGGATAAACGATTAACATTTAATGAGGATGTGGAGAACTACGACAAATGGAGACCCACCTATTGCGAAGAATTATTCGAAGATATTATGGCGTATTCTCAAATTGGGCAGGGTAAAAAGGCACTTGAAATAGGGATTGGAACCGGTCAGGCAACAAGGCCTTTTTTGAACACGGGGTGTGAATTAACGGCAATTGAATTAGGAAAAGACCTCGCAGCGTACTCAAAATTAAAGTTTCAGGAATATAAAAATTTCACGGTATGCAACACTGCCTTTGAGGAATTTGAATATCCGGATGACAGTGTAGATCTAGTTTATTCCGCCACTGCATTTCATTGGATTCCTGAAGCAACAAGTTATCCAAAAGTCTCTAAATTATTGAAAACCAATGGAACACTGGCATTATTCTGGAACCGGCCGTTTGTAGCACGTGAAAATGACGAATTACATCAGAACATTCAAAGCATATATCAAAAATACAGACCTGCTAATACCAAAATAATTGAAAATGACACTGAACGATATAATTACATCTTAAAGACTATTCAAGGTTATGGATTTAGGGATGTTGTGTTTAAGTTATATCATTTAACCAGAAGATTTCCTTCGGCCGACTATATCGCATTATTGAATTCTTATTCAGACCATAGAAGTATGCCATCCGCTGCAAAAGAAGGGTTGGAGGCTGAGATTAAAGAAGCCATTATGAATTTTGGAGATGTACTAAGTGTCTATGATACTATCGACTTGTATTTAGCCAGAAAATGA